One window from the genome of Bacillus tianshenii encodes:
- a CDS encoding YitT family protein: MNRELLWRWSFFLIGLLVLGLGIALTIKGKALGIGPWDVFHYGLFLQFGLTIGSWSIIMGFILLAITSFATKSLPKIGAILNMLLLGLCIDLFNFLLPNPETLLVQVIAFISGVIILGYGIGLYVSADLGAGPRDGVMLLIVEATGWKVTWVRNGIEILVFLLGWMLGGPVGIGTIIIAFMLGKIISISMPQCQKLLHFFINKTTVKEHISFEKN; encoded by the coding sequence ATGAATCGAGAATTATTATGGCGCTGGAGCTTCTTTCTTATCGGGCTTCTCGTATTAGGACTTGGCATTGCGTTAACCATTAAAGGAAAGGCACTTGGGATCGGCCCATGGGATGTCTTTCATTATGGCTTATTTCTACAGTTCGGCCTAACAATTGGCTCATGGTCAATTATTATGGGCTTTATATTACTTGCGATCACATCATTTGCCACAAAATCACTGCCTAAAATCGGGGCTATATTGAACATGCTGCTGCTTGGGCTATGTATTGACTTATTCAATTTCCTTCTTCCAAATCCGGAAACACTCCTCGTTCAAGTTATTGCTTTTATTTCCGGGGTTATTATATTGGGATATGGAATTGGATTATATGTATCAGCTGACTTAGGCGCGGGCCCTCGTGACGGTGTGATGCTTCTTATCGTTGAAGCAACAGGCTGGAAGGTAACATGGGTGCGAAACGGCATCGAAATTCTCGTCTTTCTGCTCGGCTGGATGCTTGGCGGTCCAGTTGGTATCGGAACGATCATAATTGCATTTATGCTCGGTAAAATCATTTCGATTTCCATGCCGCAATGTCAAAAGTTACTGCATTTCTTCATTAATAAAACAACTGTGAAAGAACACATTTCCTTTGAAAAAAACTAA
- a CDS encoding DUF4181 domain-containing protein, with protein sequence MEAVVVAFVLYIMLIDYLCSKWLIGDKKVQLTETKGELIFRWGVGILVAFGASTAVLIATVPNFINFRTFVWIAASYLIVSYSFRAWLEWRYVKKTKQYVVSLVVMAFGVLSIIGMSYINEQMAYTSFSEVVDEKLNEDTTIEWVTIHINDLSGRFPEREAGTTIKDRETIERLIEDFSNMELKKEEQGREEQKYRVGIVVRNQVDEDHYSTEMIHLLVDENKLRIPKLDSGRFEIISETNHLKTIEALIESKEVEWERGAN encoded by the coding sequence ATGGAAGCTGTCGTTGTTGCATTTGTTTTGTACATCATGTTGATCGATTATTTGTGTAGCAAATGGTTGATTGGTGATAAGAAGGTACAGCTCACTGAAACGAAGGGTGAATTGATTTTTCGTTGGGGAGTCGGCATATTGGTAGCTTTCGGGGCTAGTACGGCGGTATTAATAGCTACTGTTCCCAATTTCATTAACTTTCGCACGTTTGTATGGATAGCGGCGAGCTACTTAATCGTAAGCTATAGCTTTCGGGCATGGTTAGAGTGGAGGTATGTAAAGAAAACAAAGCAGTATGTGGTCTCACTTGTTGTCATGGCTTTCGGGGTGCTCTCTATTATTGGCATGTCTTATATCAATGAACAGATGGCATACACGTCATTTTCCGAAGTGGTAGATGAAAAGTTAAATGAAGATACGACGATCGAATGGGTGACGATTCATATAAATGACCTGTCAGGCAGGTTTCCAGAAAGGGAAGCAGGGACAACTATTAAGGACCGAGAAACGATTGAGCGTCTTATCGAAGACTTTTCAAATATGGAGTTGAAAAAGGAAGAGCAGGGTCGAGAAGAGCAAAAATATCGTGTGGGAATTGTAGTAAGAAATCAAGTTGATGAAGACCACTACTCAACCGAAATGATTCATTTGCTAGTAGATGAAAATAAACTAAGGATTCCAAAACTAGATTCCGGTCGTTTTGAAATTATTAGTGAGACAAACCATTTGAAAACAATTGAAGCCCTTATTGAAAGTAAAGAAGTTGAGTGGGAAAGGGGTGCGAACTAA
- a CDS encoding sigma 54-interacting transcriptional regulator → MKQKIGLITQGKDVFSTLYSQLKQYFEPEYEVIGYSLHDQLKPLDHVVHLFTTSYAPDIYDEVVKYAPEGVPITVLRRLFQPKKLKGLMQIPNGTNVLVINNLAGTCRDTISSLHDEKINHLTFIPYYPGCSEPTEDVHYAITSGAPDISPPPGVELVDIGIRNIHLHDLIHVGRQLRIPFEREKVFFSNFISEMMELGKDLGDSYITIEQLHHQLDSTFQAVQDPIIACNEDGILTFMNESAGTLFDVTPSSAVEKSYKVLTNYEKIEPFLTKESEENDAVVRIKQQSFILNNQQIIHNQRHLGFVCMLKDVTHIQRLEKKLRKEFTARGHTAKYTYSDIIGTSPILLETKRKAEKMARSNRNILIHGENGTGKELFAHAIHHSSERANGPFVAINCASLPDNLLESELFGYEEGAFTGAKKGGKPGMFEQADGGTIFLDEIGDISPAIQVKLLRVLQEKEVIRVGGTTVLSVSCRIISATNKHLEEMVQRGSFREDLYYRLNVLPLHVPSLQKRRQDIPFLIASYLASFTERKKISEEVTELFFTYHWPGNIRELQNVLDYALVMAEDETISIDDLPENLKSTYDNDTHDLTQEELQLLQILYHASLENKRVGRYKLARQPEVKALGLTEASLRTRFKKLEAQGYIRSGTTRQGTTLTEKGIHIIDN, encoded by the coding sequence ATGAAACAAAAAATCGGCTTAATTACACAAGGAAAAGACGTCTTTTCCACTCTCTATAGTCAATTGAAGCAATATTTCGAACCAGAATATGAGGTGATTGGCTATTCACTTCACGACCAGCTGAAGCCTCTTGATCATGTTGTTCACTTATTTACAACAAGTTATGCACCTGATATTTATGATGAAGTCGTGAAATACGCTCCAGAAGGCGTTCCAATTACGGTACTTCGCCGTCTCTTTCAGCCGAAGAAGCTAAAGGGACTTATGCAAATTCCAAATGGGACAAATGTGCTTGTGATTAATAATTTAGCAGGAACGTGCCGTGATACGATTAGCAGTCTTCATGATGAAAAAATTAATCATCTGACATTTATTCCGTATTACCCCGGGTGCTCTGAGCCAACAGAAGACGTCCATTACGCGATTACTTCAGGTGCTCCTGATATCTCCCCTCCACCTGGGGTTGAGCTTGTTGATATTGGTATCCGAAATATTCACCTGCATGATTTAATCCATGTCGGACGGCAGCTTAGGATTCCTTTTGAACGGGAAAAAGTGTTTTTCTCAAATTTCATTTCTGAAATGATGGAGCTTGGCAAGGATTTAGGTGATTCGTACATTACAATTGAACAGCTTCACCATCAGTTGGATTCTACCTTCCAAGCCGTTCAAGACCCGATTATTGCCTGCAATGAAGATGGTATTCTCACCTTCATGAATGAATCAGCTGGAACCTTATTTGACGTTACGCCGTCGTCAGCTGTTGAAAAATCATACAAAGTGTTAACAAATTACGAGAAAATCGAGCCGTTTCTTACAAAGGAAAGTGAAGAAAACGATGCTGTCGTCCGCATTAAGCAGCAATCATTTATTTTAAATAACCAGCAAATCATTCACAATCAGCGGCACCTCGGCTTTGTATGTATGCTGAAAGACGTCACGCATATTCAACGGCTTGAAAAGAAGCTTCGAAAGGAATTCACAGCAAGGGGTCATACAGCTAAATACACCTATTCCGATATTATCGGCACGTCCCCCATCCTCTTAGAAACAAAAAGAAAAGCTGAAAAGATGGCACGCAGCAATCGCAATATTTTAATTCACGGGGAAAATGGCACAGGAAAAGAATTGTTTGCTCACGCTATTCATCATTCTTCAGAACGCGCGAACGGACCATTTGTAGCCATTAATTGTGCCTCATTGCCAGATAACCTGCTTGAAAGTGAGCTATTCGGCTATGAGGAAGGTGCCTTTACAGGAGCAAAAAAAGGCGGCAAACCAGGGATGTTCGAGCAAGCAGACGGCGGTACGATTTTCTTAGACGAAATTGGCGATATCTCTCCGGCGATTCAAGTCAAGCTTCTGCGTGTCCTTCAAGAAAAAGAAGTGATCCGCGTCGGTGGAACAACGGTCTTATCTGTTTCGTGCCGTATTATTTCAGCAACGAACAAACATTTAGAAGAGATGGTTCAAAGAGGCTCTTTTCGTGAAGACCTCTATTACCGGCTGAATGTTCTGCCGCTTCATGTCCCTTCCCTTCAAAAACGAAGACAGGATATCCCGTTCCTCATTGCTTCCTATCTTGCAAGCTTCACTGAACGAAAGAAAATAAGTGAAGAAGTGACAGAACTTTTCTTTACCTATCATTGGCCGGGAAACATTCGTGAATTGCAAAATGTATTGGATTACGCGCTTGTAATGGCAGAGGATGAAACGATTTCGATCGATGATTTACCCGAGAATTTGAAATCAACTTACGATAATGACACGCATGATTTAACACAGGAGGAATTACAGCTGCTACAGATTCTCTACCACGCTTCACTAGAAAATAAGCGAGTTGGACGTTATAAGCTAGCGCGTCAACCTGAAGTAAAAGCATTAGGCTTAACAGAAGCAAGTCTACGTACACGCTTTAAGAAGCTCGAAGCACAAGGCTATATAAGAAGCGGTACGACCCGACAAGGCACAACCCTTACAGAAAAAGGAATTCATATCATTGATAATTAG
- a CDS encoding Na+/H+ antiporter NhaC family protein — translation MAEPAVQAENEEKKKKRWIPHTYAILFCIVLIAALATYIVPAGEFERIQDEATGKTVVVQDSYSEVESNPVGFFDIFKAIPTGMKDGATIIFYIFLVGGAFGIIRATGAIEAGIHKAVIHLENREKLLIPATMFIFSVGGATFGMAEESIIFVPIGIAIARAMGFDAITGTAMISLGAASGFIGGMMNPFTVGVAQSIAQLPLFSGIGFRFVVYLFILSFAMWYVTRYAMKVKQNPENSVMYEVEMQQRQEEQEASNGDIPTFQKRHIFVFLIIVGGLAFNMYGVFKWGWYLTELTASFLVMGLASGLIGGLTVNKTFDSFVNGAKMLTFGALIVGFARAILVVMEEGRIMDTIIDSLAASINHLPDTLNVVGMFIVQVCLNFIIPSGSGQAATTMPIMTPIADLVDIQRQVAVLAFQYGDGITNSVIPTSAALMGYLAVAGIPYEKWVKFIWKLILGWIAIAMIALIVAVLIGVS, via the coding sequence ATGGCAGAACCAGCCGTACAAGCAGAAAACGAAGAGAAGAAAAAGAAAAGGTGGATTCCTCATACGTATGCGATTTTATTTTGCATTGTCTTAATTGCGGCACTTGCAACGTATATCGTACCTGCCGGGGAATTCGAACGTATTCAAGATGAAGCAACAGGCAAAACGGTTGTTGTACAAGACAGTTATTCAGAGGTTGAAAGCAACCCTGTAGGATTCTTTGATATTTTCAAAGCCATCCCGACTGGTATGAAGGATGGCGCAACCATTATCTTTTATATCTTTCTTGTCGGTGGGGCTTTTGGAATTATTCGAGCGACAGGAGCAATAGAAGCTGGCATTCATAAAGCCGTTATTCATTTAGAAAATCGAGAAAAGTTACTCATACCGGCGACAATGTTTATTTTCTCTGTCGGTGGTGCAACATTTGGCATGGCCGAAGAGAGCATTATCTTCGTGCCGATTGGAATTGCGATTGCAAGGGCTATGGGCTTTGACGCAATTACAGGAACAGCGATGATTAGCCTTGGCGCAGCGAGCGGTTTTATCGGCGGAATGATGAATCCATTTACCGTCGGCGTAGCGCAATCAATTGCACAGCTCCCGTTATTCTCAGGCATCGGCTTTCGTTTCGTTGTTTATCTATTCATTCTAAGCTTTGCCATGTGGTACGTTACTCGCTATGCGATGAAAGTAAAGCAAAATCCTGAAAACAGTGTGATGTATGAAGTTGAAATGCAGCAGCGTCAGGAAGAGCAAGAAGCTAGCAATGGGGATATCCCAACCTTCCAAAAACGTCATATCTTTGTCTTCCTCATTATCGTCGGCGGACTGGCCTTCAATATGTATGGCGTCTTTAAGTGGGGATGGTACTTAACAGAATTAACAGCTTCATTCCTCGTAATGGGGCTTGCATCTGGCTTAATCGGCGGCCTTACAGTTAACAAGACATTTGATTCCTTCGTAAATGGAGCGAAAATGCTGACATTCGGCGCCCTTATCGTCGGGTTTGCACGGGCAATTCTAGTAGTGATGGAAGAAGGACGCATTATGGATACGATTATCGACTCACTAGCTGCTTCGATTAATCATTTACCTGACACGTTGAATGTTGTCGGCATGTTCATCGTACAAGTCTGCTTGAACTTCATTATTCCATCCGGAAGTGGACAGGCGGCTACAACAATGCCGATTATGACACCAATTGCTGACCTTGTGGATATTCAACGACAAGTAGCTGTTCTTGCCTTCCAATATGGGGACGGTATTACAAACTCCGTTATTCCAACATCAGCTGCCTTAATGGGCTATCTTGCTGTAGCAGGAATTCCATATGAAAAATGGGTGAAATTCATCTGGAAGCTTATCCTAGGATGGATTGCCATCGCAATGATTGCACTTATTGTCGCAGTACTAATCGGCGTATCATAA
- a CDS encoding protoporphyrinogen oxidase, translated as MKSVVVIGGGITGLTAMHELQRIKREQNLDLELTLVEQNKNLGGKIATAHRGDFIIETGADSMVARHESVHRLIEQLELEEEVVYNATGISYIYTNNELHPIPEDTVFGIPTSVESLNSSTLVSEEGKKAALKDFETTNESFTSDSSVGSFLEAFLGKELVEKQVAPVLSGVYSGGLDKLTIASTLPYLLEYKNQYGSIIKGLSENKEKFKAGANKKFLSFENGLSTIINKLEDKLTEASIFKGTQTTNVTKKADKYEISFADHDPIEADYVVLAVPHDVAQTLLTNDELDNDFNKLSNSSIITLYLGFDLPDEQLPADGTGFIVSENSDVTCNACTWTSRKWAHTSSKRKLLVRLFYKNSNPAYEELVAMNEEELTQVALKDIEKSLGIKEHAPEVVEVTPWTNLMPNYHLEHGQAVHALNDKLVELYPDVILAGASYYGVGIGACIENGTDTAELIAKKMAERE; from the coding sequence GTGAAATCAGTTGTTGTTATCGGTGGAGGCATTACGGGATTAACCGCAATGCACGAGCTGCAAAGAATAAAGAGAGAACAGAATCTCGACTTAGAATTAACTCTTGTCGAGCAAAATAAGAACTTAGGTGGAAAAATCGCCACAGCGCACCGCGGGGATTTTATTATCGAAACAGGAGCGGACTCGATGGTAGCGCGCCATGAGAGTGTGCACCGCCTTATTGAACAGTTGGAATTAGAGGAAGAGGTTGTGTATAACGCGACAGGGATTTCCTATATCTACACGAACAACGAGCTGCATCCTATTCCTGAGGACACTGTGTTTGGTATCCCGACAAGTGTTGAATCACTAAACAGCAGTACATTAGTTTCTGAAGAAGGTAAGAAGGCTGCCTTGAAGGATTTTGAAACAACAAACGAAAGCTTTACTAGCGATAGCTCAGTCGGCTCATTCCTAGAAGCATTTCTCGGAAAAGAATTAGTCGAAAAACAGGTTGCACCCGTTCTATCAGGTGTGTATTCAGGCGGATTGGATAAGCTCACAATCGCGTCCACACTTCCGTATTTACTAGAGTACAAAAATCAGTACGGAAGCATTATCAAAGGCTTATCCGAAAACAAAGAAAAGTTTAAAGCAGGAGCTAATAAGAAGTTCCTTTCATTCGAAAATGGACTTTCCACAATTATAAACAAGCTTGAAGATAAATTAACAGAGGCGTCTATTTTTAAAGGAACACAAACAACGAATGTTACGAAAAAAGCTGACAAGTACGAAATTTCGTTCGCCGACCATGACCCAATTGAAGCTGATTATGTCGTACTTGCTGTGCCGCACGACGTTGCGCAAACCTTATTAACAAATGATGAATTAGACAATGACTTTAACAAGCTGTCCAATTCATCGATTATCACGCTCTACCTTGGCTTTGACCTTCCAGATGAGCAGCTTCCTGCTGATGGTACAGGCTTTATCGTTTCTGAAAACAGTGACGTGACATGCAACGCCTGTACGTGGACAAGCCGAAAATGGGCGCATACATCTAGTAAACGAAAATTACTCGTTCGTCTTTTCTACAAAAACTCAAACCCAGCGTATGAAGAGTTAGTGGCAATGAATGAAGAGGAACTCACACAAGTTGCTTTAAAAGATATCGAAAAAAGCCTTGGCATTAAAGAGCATGCCCCAGAAGTAGTGGAAGTTACACCATGGACAAACTTAATGCCAAATTATCACCTCGAACACGGACAAGCCGTTCATGCTTTGAATGATAAGCTTGTTGAATTGTATCCAGATGTCATTCTAGCCGGTGCCTCTTATTACGGTGTGGGGATTGGCGCATGCATTGAAAACGGAACAGATACAGCAGAATTGATTGCGAAGAAAATGGCAGAGAGAGAATAA